One part of the Aspergillus luchuensis IFO 4308 DNA, chromosome 5, nearly complete sequence genome encodes these proteins:
- a CDS encoding uncharacterized protein (COG:O;~EggNog:ENOG410PKGX), giving the protein MSLYYPPLNWQQTYEIWSGHIDEADRAGIVVDKGELTSFANRIFNAQLRPGSGPVWNGRQIRNAFQSALALASYNTQEGSKIELSTTYFHKVFTVSDNFSRYIWTTQNMQDDADRNRDAMIRRDDFNSNPSEGLYSQPPPQGTTFQPAYLQGGILQSTSSPFGHQTTQQMGGLGGGQTYMGNGQNLQASMQPMPNPLGQQLGQPFQQQQQLSSQSTMQPQFHVLSNGITNNSYGLQQSQQQQQQQPSPQLTLQSQPQMPSNSGNSGNSDNHTLQQVQPPQQQPQQAQFLSQPATMASLTQTTTSQSALPTFGQPFGHS; this is encoded by the coding sequence ATGTCCCTCTACTACCCGCCCTTGAACTGGCAACAAACCTACGAAATCTGGTCTGGTCATATTGACGAAGCGGACCGTGCGGGAATTGTCGTCGACAAAGGCGAGTTAACCAGCTTTGCCAATCGGATTTTCAATGCTCAACTGCGTCCGGGGTCTGGTCCTGTTTGGAACGGCCGGCAGATTCGCAATGCCTTCCAGAGTGCCCTTGCCCTGGCCTCATACAACACTCAAGAGGGATCCAAAATCGAGCTCAGCACGACCTATTTCCATAAGGTCTTTACGGTGTCGGACAATTTTAGTAGATATATCTGGACCACTCAGAATATGCAAGATGACGCGGATCGGAACCGTGACGCCATGATCCGGCGAGACGATTTTAATTCTAACCCATCTGAAGGGCTCTActcgcagcctcctccgcaagGCACCACCTTTCAGCCAGCATACCTCCAAGGAGGAATCCTTCAAtcgacatcttcaccattcGGACACCAGACCACTCAGCAAATGGGAGGCCTGGGCGGCGGTCAGACCTATATGGGTAACGGTCAGAACCTCCAGGCCAGTATGCAGCCCATGCCTAACCCACTGGGTCAGCAACTTGGTCAGCCAttccaacagcagcaacagctaAGCTCACAATCTACCATGCAACCACAATTCCATGTGCTCAGCAACGGAATTACCAATAATAGTTATGGTTTGCAAcagtcgcagcagcagcagcagcagcagccaagtCCACAGCTGACCCTGCAATCCCAACCTCAGATGCCAAGCAACAGCGGAAACAGCGGAAACAGCGACAACCATACCTTGCAGCAGGTGCAACCaccacagcagcaaccgCAGCAAGCTCAATTCCTCTCACAACCTGCTACCATGGCATCACTTACGCAAACTACAACATCACAGTCCGCATTGCCGACATTCGGTCAGCCCTTTGGCCATTCGTAA
- a CDS encoding putative Patatin family phospholipase (COG:I;~EggNog:ENOG410PI73;~InterPro:IPR021771,IPR016035,IPR002641;~PFAM:PF11815,PF01734;~go_function: GO:0004806 - triglyceride lipase activity [Evidence IEA];~go_process: GO:0006629 - lipid metabolic process [Evidence IEA]) yields the protein MSILHDSSLVRPQCHVKGKPRSLETPNKPRRSVLKSVSLPSLSAVVKNSVTWAGDTWGSYGNGQSQKERRLRAAVDERKEALYLKKRNAVTYEEWRDAASELDELENNSAWKETFECPDYDPHLVLDRLKQLNDARINCDISRMLFLIRTSLSRDLGNMSNASLYKHAHLGTKNLIDQYIDTALETILSLVELADKNRCDVVESRYILDQLLAARQAFGRSALLFSGGATFGMNHIGVLKALWQANLLPRIISGASAGSIVCAVFCTRTEDELPALLDSFTEGDFAVFGEGTEEDTILRKTARFLKYGSFLDISHLAKVVRNWLGDITFQEAYNRTRRILNICVSSAGIYELPKLLNYITAPNVLIWSAVAVSCSVPVVFSPYALMAKDPLTGEPVPWSDLHRQYIDGSVDGDLPMTRLSEMFNVNHFIVSQVNPHVVPFLPKDDGPDPYMENSFTASRWIRNITYLAKDEILHRMTVMSELGIFPTSLTKTVSIVNQKYSGDINIYPEIQYSRIPVMLRNPTTEFMLQACLSGERATWPKLGRIRNHCAIELALDLAIQKMRARVAFSPSRVHARTDSIAGHPIESLDSSGGRGRLLNRRSSYNHEIEKIKHARHDPGRRTRPFLQRSRSVLLSEQTHRIDSVASARLDQAVQRRRQSNPSQTFNTGDGFYSPCSESDEHSEESSPPTRVPLERHVSWEPSSSDDPPSDEATPNGSAQSPHPSSPIHIGRVTSQRAPVWPPDLSAHAMPTAPEPSLPPSPHHLRMTPKAYVSNPTSRNFYN from the exons ATGTCCATCCTGCATGATTCCTCCCTTGTTCGACCCCAGTGTCATGTAAAGGGCAAACCGCGCTCTCTGGAGACGCCAAATAAACCCCGTCGCTCCGTCCTCAAGTCCGTTTCTCTCCCGTCGCTGTCGGCCGTCGTCAAAAACTCAGTGACATGGGCGGGGGACACGTGGGGTTCCTATGGGAATGGCCAGTCCCAGAAAGAACGCAGACTGCGCGCTGCTGTGGATGAGCGAAAGGAGGCTTTGTACCTCAAGAAGCGCAAT GCTGTGACCTACGAAGAATGGCGAGACGCTGCGAGCGAACTGGATGAGTTGGAGAATAACTCTGCTTGGAAGGAAACGTTCGAGTGCCCCGACTATGACCCTCATCTCGTGCTCGATCGTCTCAAGCAGCTGAACGATGCCCGGATCAACTGTGATATCAGTCGCATGTTGTTCCTCATCCGCACGTCCCTGAGCCGCGATCTGGGCAACATGAGCAACGCCTCTCTCTACAAGCATGCTCATCTCGGAACTAAGAACCTGATCGATCAATACATTGATACCGCTCTGGAAACAATATTGTCATTGGTTGAGCTGGCGGATAAAAACCGGTGCGATGTGGTGGAATCCAGGTATATTCTGGACCAGTTGCTCGCAGCGAGACAGGCTTTCGGGCGAAGTGCGCTGCTCTTCTCCGGGGGAGCCACTTTTGGCATGAATCATATTGGCGTACTAAAGGCTCTTTGGCAAGCTAACCTTCTGCCGCGAATTATCTCGGGCGCGTCTGCGGGCAGCATTGTGTGTGCCGTCTTCTGTACTCGCACTGAGGATGAGCTGCCGGCTTTGCTGGACTCTTTTACAGAAGGGGACTTTGCTGTTTTCGGCGAGGGGACTGAGGAAGATACTATCCTCCGGAAGACAGCCCGGTTCTTAAAATATGGGTCATTTCTGGACATCTCGCACCTAGCCAAGGTGGTGAGAAATTGGTTGGGCGACATCACCTTCCAGGAGGCATATAACCGAACACGACGCATCCTCAACATTTGCGTTTCCAGTGCTGGAATCTACGAGCTACCCAAGTTGTTGAACTATATAACTGCGCCCAATGTATTGATCTGGTCTGCTGT GGCCGTCTCATGTTCAGTCCCGGTAGTCTTTTCGCCGTATGCCCTTATGGCTAAGGATCCCCTGACAGGGGAACCAGTTCCATGGAGCGACCTTCATAGGCAATATATTGATGGCTCCGTGGACGGTGACCTCCCTATGACTCGTCTGTCGGAAATGTTCAACGTCAACCACTTCATTGTGTCGCAGGTCAATCCCCATGTCGTTCCATTTCTACCCAAGGATGATGGGCCAGATCCGTATATGGAGAACTCTTTCACCGCTTCTCGTTGGATCCGGAATATCACATATCTTGCCAAGGATGAGATTCTACATCGGATGACAGTCATGTCCGAGCTAGGGATCTTTCCCACATCTTTGACCAAAACAGTTTCGATTGTCAACCAAAAGTATTCTGGAGACATCAATATATATCCGGAAATTCAGTATTCTCGGATTCCCGTCATGCTACGCAACCCGACGACGGAGTTTATGCTTCAAGCATGCCTAAGCGGCGAGCGGGCCACATGGCCCAAGCTTGGACGAATACGCAACCACTGCGCCATCGAATTGGCGCTAGACTTGGCCATTCAGAAAATGCGGGCTCGAGTGGCCTTCTCCCCGAGTCGCGTCCACGCAAGAACAGATAGCATTGCTGGCCATCCGATCGAATCCCTCGATAGCAGTGGAGGCCGAGGACGTTTGTTGAACCGGAGGAGCTCCTATAACCATGAAATCGAAAAGATCAAACATGCCCGCCACGATCCAGGCCGGCGGACAAGACCATTCCTACAAAGGTCCCGCAGCGTGTTGCTATCCGAACAAACGCACCGAATCGACTCTGTGGCCTCGGCCAGACTGGATCAAGCAGTGCAACGGCGCCGTCAAAGCAATCCGAGCCAAACTTTCAACACCGGGGACGGATTTTATAGTCCTTGTTCTGAGAGCGACGAACATAGTGAGGAATCCTCCCCTCCGACCCGCGTCCCGCTAGAAAGGCATGTTTCATGGGAGCCGTCATCATCCGACGACCCGCCTTCCGATGAGGCCACCCCTAACGGCAGCGCACAGTCACCacatccatcctctcccattCATATAGGACGGGTGACTTCGCAGCGAGCTCCTGTATGGCCTCCAGACCTATCTGCGCACGCGATGCCAACTGCACCTGAGCCATCGTTgccaccttcccctcaccacctccggaTGACGCCCAAAGCCTATGTCTCCAATCCCACTTCTCGTAACTTCTACAACTGA
- a CDS encoding uncharacterized protein (COG:S;~EggNog:ENOG410PNSM;~InterPro:IPR000073,IPR029058;~PFAM:PF12697;~TransMembrane:1 (o20-37i)), with translation MGRGAGGSEGRTSWTARPELADYVSFYGFMLLYLHFLKERAVRQEGRKGDGGKIGVVLGGYSYGSMIASHLPKLHDIVDLVRCSSPESPFHEIYQIAEKLSLCLSLGEEMKQPTYRPATVEEIRSAADCIKRTAAVSYLLVSPLLPPVNQFLTLFSKMSLDASAQISSASREWKQGQIPCPKPADQLCAHETLAIFGDEDTFTSASKLEKWSAELAHVPGSRFQAVEIEGAGHFWREHGVEAQARQAIRDWVCQMSTS, from the coding sequence ATGGGCAGGGGTGCTGGTGGTTCTGAAGGACGGACGAGTTGGACGGCTAGGCCTGAGTTGGCGGATTATGTCTCTTTTTATGGGTTTATGTTGCTCTATTTGCATTTCTTGAAGGAGAGGGCAGTGCGgcaggagggaaggaagggggatgggggCAAGATAGGGGTGGTTTTGGGTGGGTATTCGTATGGGTCGATGATTGCGTCGCATTTGCCGAAGCTTCATGATATTGTGGATTTGGTGCGGTGTTCATCGCCCGAATCGCCGTTTCATGAGATTTACCAGATCGCGGAGAAGTTGTCGCTTTGTTTGAGTTTGGGGGAGGAAATGAAGCAGCCGACGTATCGTCCAGCtacggtggaggagataaGATCCGCGGCGGATTGTATTAAACGCACTGCTGCTGTTTCTTATCTCCTTGTGTCtccgctgctgccgccgGTTAATCAGTTCTTGACGCTGTTTTCGAAGATGTCGCTTGATGCGAGTGCGCAGATATCATCGGCATCTAGGGAATGGAAACAAGGACAGATACCCTGTCCCAAGCCGGCAGATCAGCTGTGTGCGCATGAGACATTGGCTATCTTTGGCGACGAGGATACATTCACGTCGGCGAGTAAATTAGAGAAGTGGTCAGCCGAACTGGCCCATGTACCGGGGAGTAGGTTCCAGGCGGTGGAGATCGAGGGAGCCGGTCATTTCTGGAGAGAACATGGTGTCGAAGCTCAGGCGAGACAAGCTATCCGGGACTGGGTGTGTCAGATGTCGACATCTTGA
- a CDS encoding uncharacterized protein (COG:O;~EggNog:ENOG410PKGX;~InterPro:IPR027417) — protein sequence MASNYWDGIPHPGEATDGLPLTALPERICINPGGLSRFLNVHLCKKDRNVYDNTGLMILRPFKLLVYLDKAIRSQMKELEIYRKQKEDLPEEAYIEVLKTSPVDQMVLQMKAAQQVALLDVPELTELLLNFRCLTRWMDETLHPFQAQLAAIPEMVRFVDLWFLFSQGSLVYIKGSFPPQKIWKVVQRTGGRRYLGKSERINEQGIGTWAPFVLDCFYLDFDGSQFVPIFRQFEISGFDGIQGVKYLPILPLSVAEKEGLTDKQYLMTRGRQFVDCTQKALHLEYSGRCHYLTPTGQKLTDLVDEVPRSASCYSEQIDSDVIVDFARAFDEIPWWRPAISNHDFGKTDQAELGSARGIDNDGVWNKRLTDDFMEAQTRMWESWARNGGGPTGEELLLLPDRVFAFVLSTRRWACLRIGRGPNEVEQLRQREVTGNPWLKLRLPDGHEEVIRSLIHSHFARQRSGGVHFDLLRNKGNGVTILLHGVPGVGKTSTAGRAGNLLST from the exons ATGGCCAGCAACTACTGGGATGGTATACCCCATCCCGGGGAAGCGACCGACGGTCTTCCGCTCACTGCATTGCCAGAGCGCATCTGCATCAACCCCGGGGGGCTCTCCAGATTTCTCAATGTTCACCTTTGTAAGAAGGATCGGAACGTGTATGACAACACTGGTCTAATGATTCTACGGCCATTCAAACTGCTGGTTTATCTCGACAAAGCTATTCGGAGTcagatgaaggagttggagatTTATCGAAAGCAAAAGGAGGATTTGCCCGAGGAAGCGTACATCGAAGTCTTGAAAACATCCCCAGTTGATCAAATGGTCCTTCAGATGAAGGCTGCACAACAAGTCGCGCTCTTGGATGTTCCTGAACTGACAGAATTGCTGCTGAATTTTCGATGCCTAACGCGATGGATGGACGAGACCCTTCATCCTTTCCAAGCACAGCTGGCTGCTATTCCGGAGATGGTACGATTCGTCGACCTCtggttcctcttctcccaaggCTCGCTGGTGTACATCAAAGGCAGCTTTCCTCCCCAAAAGATATGGAAGGTGGTGCAACGAACTGGAGGCCGCCGCTACCTGGGAAAATCAGAGCGCATAAACGAGCAAGGCATTGGCACATGGGCCCCATTTGTTCTGGACTGCTTCTACTTGGACTTTGATGGTAGCCAATTTGTCCCCATATTCCGTCAATTCGAAATTAGCGGGTTTGATGGGATCCAGGGCGTCAAATACCTCCCCATTCTCCCGCTCTCTGTCGCTGAAAAAGAAGGTCTTACGGACAAACAGTACCTGATGACCCGAGGGAGGCAATTCGTCGATTGCACACAGAAAGCCCTCCACTTGGAATACAGTGGTCGATGCCACTACTTGACCCCCACGGGACAGAAGTTGACAGATCTGGTCGACGAGGTCCCTCGAAGCGCCTCCTGCTACTCAGAACAGATCGACAGCGATGTGATCGTGGACTTTGCGCGCGCCTTTGACGAGATCCCTTGGTGGCGCCCGGCAATCAGCAATCACGACTTCGGCAAAACGGACCAGGCAGAGCTCGGATCGGCGAGAGGGATTGATAATGACGGGGTATGGAACAAGCGGCTCACGGATGATTTCATGGAGGCTCAGACGCGGATGTGGGAATCCTGGGCCAGAAATGGGGGCGGGCCAACGGGGGAGGAATTGTTGCTATTGCCTGATCGGGTCTTTGCCTTTGTGCTGTCTACCAGGCGATGGG CTTGTCTCCGAATTGGGCGAGGGCCAAATGAGGTGGAGCAGCTGCGCCAAAGGGAAGTCACAGGGAATCCATGGCTCAAGCTACGGCTTCCAGATGGGCACGAAGAAGTCATCCGATCTTTGATTCACTCGCACTTTGCCCGACAAAGGTCTGGCGGTGTTCACTTCGACTTGCTGAGGAACAAGG GAAATGGGGTGACTATTCTCTTGCACGGCGTACCCGGAGTTGGGAAAACATCTACGGCTGGTAGGGCAGGCAATCTCCTCAGCACCTAA